A section of the Citrus sinensis cultivar Valencia sweet orange chromosome 8, DVS_A1.0, whole genome shotgun sequence genome encodes:
- the LOC102627019 gene encoding probable receptor-like protein kinase At1g49730, with protein MDRLIRKFRRLLLSWLHRSRSGPKCFIRRFSYKDIKMATDGFHRIVYTNSHGAAYKARFQDGEVALVKEIQALNLEKDAFYREIQLLGRLHHRHLLALQGFSTGRKRLLVFDNIENGSLKEHLNDPLKTPLDWKTRLQIAIGVAAALEYLLLFSNLPMYYVSISSSSIMLDENFTAKLSDVGFFNSVRNYATMPHSSCPEDCSTQDCSNIIFQLGVLILELVTGQSPEEGDVDLIQWIQESSISSSIHRMIDPDLGGSYDSKELKKLLAVARLCIKTKDKPTISIPQISRYLQNEVDIPCYKYSRVSFI; from the exons GCCCGAAATGTTTCATAAGACGCTTTTCGTACAAGGATATAAAGATGGCAACAGACGGTTTTCACAGAATAGTTTACACGAATTCCCATGGGGCTGCTTATAAGGCAAGATTTCAAGATGGTGAGGTTGCTTTGGTGAAAGAAATACAGGCTCTTAATCTAGAAAAAGATGCCTTCTATAGAGAAATTCAGCTACTGGGGCGTTTGCATCACCGCCATCTTCTTGCACTACAAGGTTTTTCTACAGGACGTAAGAG ATTGCTAGTATTTGACAACATAGAAAATGGAAGCTTGAAAGAACATCTTAACG ATCCTCTTAAGACTCCCTTGGACTGGAAGACGAGGCTGCAAATAGCAATCGGAGTGGCAGCTGCACTG GAGTATTTGCTTCTATTCAGTAACCTGCCTATGTACTACGTCTCCATCAGCTCAAGTAGTATCATGTTAGATGAAAACTTCACCGCAAAG CTCTCTGACGTTGGCTTCTTCAATTCCGTCAGAAATTATGCTACAATGCCTCACTCCTCGTGTCCAGAAG ACTGTTCGACTCAGGACTGCAGCAACATAATATTTCAGCTCGGTGTGCTAATTCTGGAGCTAGTAACAGGCCAATCACCAGAGGAGGGGGATGTTGATTTAATCCAGTGGATTCAAGAATCTAGCATCAGCAGCTCCATTCATAGAATGATAGATCCCGATCTTGGGGGCAGCTATGATTCTAAAGAGCTCAAAAAGCTTCTTGCTGTAGCAAGGTTATGTATTAAAACTAAAGATAAGCCAACAATTTCAATTCCTCAAATATCCCGCTATCTCCAGAACGAGGTAGATATTCCATGTTATAAGTACTCCAGAGTCTCttttatttga
- the LOC102627308 gene encoding dnaJ protein homolog ANJ1 — translation MFGRAPKKSNNTRYYEILGVSKNASAEDLKKAYKKAAIKNHPDKGGDPEKFKELAQAYEVLSDPEKREIYDQYGEDALKEGMGGGAGAHDPFDIFSSFFGGSPFGGGSSRGRRQRRGEDVVHPLKVSLEDLYLGTSKKLSLSRNVICSKCSGKGSKSGASMKCSGCQGTGMKVSIRHLGPSMIQQMQHPCNECKGTGETINDKDRCPQCKGEKVVQEKKVLEVIVEKGMQNGQKITFPGEADEAPDTVTGDIVFVLQQKEHPKFKRKGEDLFYEHTLSLTEALCGFQFALTHLDGRQLLIKSNPGEVVKPDSYKAINEEGMPLYQRPFMKGKLYIHFTVEFPDSLTPDQVKALEAILPSRPLSGMTDMELDECEETTLHDVNIEEEMRRKQAHAQEAYEEDEDMPGGAQRVQCAQQ, via the exons ATGTTTGGAAGAGCACCGAAGAAGAGCAATAATACGAGGTACTATGAGATCCTGGGGGTGTCCAAGAACGCTTCCGCTGAGGACTTGAAGAAGGCTTATAAAAAAGCTGCCATCAAGAATCATCCCGACAAGGGCGGCGATCCTGAGAAG TTTAAAGAGTTGGCTCAGGCTTACGAGGTTCTGAGTGATCCTGAGAAGCGTGAGATATATGATCAGTACGGTGAGGATGCACTCAAGGAAGGAATGGGTGGTGGCGCTGGCGCCCATGACCCGTTTGATATCTTTTCGTCTTTCTTTGGCGGCAGCCCATTCGGAG GTGGTAGCAGCAGGGGACGGAGACAGAGGCGGGGCGAGGACGTGGTTCATCCTTTGAAGGTGTCCTTGGAGGATCTTTATCTGGGTACCTCGAAGAAGCTCTCACTTTCGCGGAATGTGATATGCTCGAAGTGCAGTGG CAAAGGGTCAAAATCTGGCGCTTCGATGAAGTGTTCTGGTTGCCAAGGTACTGGTATGAAGGTCTCGATAAGGCACCTAGGACCCTCTATGATTCAGCAGATGCAGCATCCTTGCAATGAATGCAAGGGTACCGGTGAGACCATCAACGATAAAGATCGCTGCCCTCAGTGCAAGGGAGAGAAGGTTGTTCAGGAGAAAAAGGTGCTTGAGGTCATTGTTGAGAAGGGCATGCAAAATGGGCAGAAGATTACCTTCCCTGGTGAAGCAGATGAAGCG CCGGATACAGTCACTGGAGACATAGTATTTGTACTTCAGCAGAAGGAACATCCAAAGTTCAAGAGAAAGGGAGAAGATCTCTTTTATGAGCATACTTTGTCGCTAACTGAGGCCCTCTGCGGTTTCCAGTTTGCACTGACTCATCTGGATGGGAGGCAACTTCTGATTAAATCGAATCCTGGGGAAGTTGTTAAGCCTG ATTCATACAAGGCTATCAATGAGGAGGGTATGCCCTTGTACCAGAGGCCGTTCATGAAGGGGAAACTGTACATTCACTTCACAGTTGAATTCCCTGATTCTCTGACCCCAGATCAGGTTAAGGCCCTAGAGGCCATCCTCCCATCGAGGCCATTGTCTGGGATGACTGACATGGAGCTAGATGAATGTGAAGAGACTACATTGCATGATGTCAACATTGAGGAGGAGATGCGGAGGAAGCAGGCTCATGCTCAAGAGGCATATGAGGAGGACGAAGATATGCCTGGTGGTGCCCAGAGAGTGCAGTGTGCCCAACAGTGA